A region from the Diadema setosum chromosome 17, eeDiaSeto1, whole genome shotgun sequence genome encodes:
- the LOC140240945 gene encoding uncharacterized protein, protein MSSLTGKRKRSSHLRVKDDASATPRTRKQQKLGKCKGLSRQHQEGTAANVNVSMSDNVTFEESKDTSSKKYKMKKRMAQNSNVTAAAKIIPVFGKKQRGMNADVCVPSEGSSTEDLKHKECSTSEHDGENMASPTHCKSVEHADEDNSSHVGNKQAETTVSDELSIKFCPESCDNVTTDTVSMVQGGDAQDDCQRSQQGIQETPIHEETDDSKVNLANISNTVSAAESTFVADQLCISDTDVEDKEQGSVSSDMKRNQSLDVEGDPDKEGAAKDDKQDGMPEGAVSSTKISGITTRDGDILDMPTAMTEVDQQDELTQDDSGEKESSLPIHSLSEGKGDDGTTKESGSPTENPKDMLNKMSDHTDTPAVRDTSPTRSSETNSHNNNMDGVSQPDVNNDNAAPNLESDSEASDPRLTSSYRKLPNNFKSTTDEYEPSTIETAPSSHKLPTLPGDAANLKTVDEKETKEDVMEIQSPNEKVEMIQVSDFQVHNDTHAIEKSTSNKDVCICSDSLDTVPGLDSKTCLPLVNEPTKTCGNAEINDIDSREDTSSGIMLADKTVCEERAPVSETTSSVDSTVSTHFSKVDTTVSSEAQRSEAPCTAATKDETQTMPLPKGDKNDQSTLDGFVPPMVENVCGEVTGTEDFSMEPGGSVKAKDQLAITSSDGRGDENKHDVEHTQFSLMEDDDHACTPEGDPLAGDMMDFTHSQMMELDEQCNFTSGSQTSPLKQAEVTYRGGHSFADTAIQTTRQSSVIEDSTPMVKAMTQDLQQLNSSVLEVLKQIKDFRQQRNQVGVRHVQQQQCSWTGYGKTWKRPYLNQR, encoded by the exons GTCAATGTCTGACAATGTGACTTTTGAAGAGTCAAAAGACACCAG ttcaaagaaatacaaaatgaagaagagaaTGGCACAAAATTCAAATGTGACAGCTGCAGCTAAAATTATCCCAGTATTTGGAAAGAAACAGAGAGGCATGAATGCAGATGTTTGCGTCCCATCAGAAGGTTCATCAACTGAGGATCTGAAACACAAAGAATGCTCAACATCTGAACATGATGGGGAAAATATGGCATCACCAACACATTGCAAGTCCGTCGAACATGCAGATGAAGATAACAGTTCACACGTAGGAAATAAACAAGCTGAAACCACAGTTTCTGATGAGCTGTCAATCAAATTTTGCCCAGAGAGCTGTGATAATGTCACAACTGACACAGTTTCCATGGTACAGGGTGGAGATGCACAGGATGATTGCCAGAGATCTCAGCAAGGGATCCAGGAGACTCCCATTCATGAGGAGACTGATGACAGCAAGGTGAATCTGGCCAACATCAGCAACACAGTTTCTGCTGCAGAGTCTACTTTTGTAGCAGATCAGTTATGCATCTCTGACACTGATGTTGAGGACAAAGAACAAGGGTCTGTGTCTTCTGATATGAAGAGGAATCAATCTCTTGACGTAGAGGGTGACCCAGATAAGGAGGGAGCAGCAAAAGATGACAAGCAAGATGGAATGCCAGAGGGAGCTGTCTCATCTACAAAAATTTCAGGCATTACTACTCGTGATGGAGATATTCTTGATATGCCAACAGCTATGACTGAAGTTGATCAGCAGGATGAACTCACGCAGGATGACAGTGGAGAAAAAGAATCTTCTTTGCCAATACATAGTTTATCTGAGGGTAAGGGAGATGATGGCACAACAAAGGAATCAGGCTCACCTACAGAAAATCCAAAAGACATGCTGAACAAGATGTCAGATCACACTGACACCCCTGCAGTCAGAGATACTTCTCCAACAAGATCATCAGAAACTAACAGCCACAATAACAATATGGATGGTGTTTCACAGCCAGATGTTAACAATGACAATGCTGCTCCTAATTTGGAAAGTGATTCTGAGGCTTCTGATCCTAGACTAACATCTTCGTATCGTAAGTTACCCAACAACTTCAAATCTACCACAGATGAATATGAGCCAAGCACTATTGAGACAGCACCATCATCTCATAAACTTCCTACCTTACCTGGAGATGCAGCCAATTTAAAGACTGTTGATGAAAAAGAGACCAAAGAAGATGTCATGGAAATCCAGTCACCCAATGAAAAGGTAGAGATGATCCAAGTAAGTGATTTCCAAGTTCATAATGATACTCATGCAATAGAAAAAAGCACCAGCAACAAAGATGTCTGCATTTGCAGTGACTCACTTGATACTGTTCCAGGACTGGATTCTAAAACATGCCTACCTTTGGTTAATGAACCGACTAAAACCTGTGGTAATGCAGAGATAAATGACATAGACTCGAGAGAGGACACTTCAAGTGGAATCATGCTGGCTGACAAGACAGTCTGTGAAGAAAGGGCACCTGTTTCTGAAACAACATCCAGTGTGGACAGTACTGTGTCCACTCATTTCTCCAAGGTAGACACCACAGTCAGTTCAGAGGCACAAAGGAGTGAGGCACCATGCACTGCAGCTACTAAAGATGAGACACAGACAATGCCTCTACCAAAGGGTGATAAAAATGACCAATCAACACTGGATGGATTTGTACCCCCCATGGTAGAGAATGTCTGTGGAGAGGTGACTGGCACTGAGGACTTCAGCATGGAGCCTGGAGGGTCAGTAAAAGCAAAGGACCAGTTGGCAATAACTTCATCAGATGGAAGAGGAGATGAGAACAAGCATGATGTGGAACATACTCAGTTTTCCTTGATGGAAGATGATG ATCATGCTTGTACACCAGAGGGTGATCCATTAGCAGGCGACATGATGGACTTCACACATTCTCAAATGATGGAGTTGGATGAGCAGTGCAACTTCACCAGTGGCTCACAAACTTCCCCACTCAAGCAAGCTGAAGTGACTTATAGG GGTGGCCATAGCTTTGCAGACACAGCTATTCAGACAACCCGTCAGAGCAGCGTAATTGAGGATTCAACGCCCATGGTCAAGGCTATGACACAAGATCTCCAACAACTCAA TTCTAGTGTTTTGGAAGTACTGAAACAGATCAAGGATTTCAGACAACAGAGAAATCAGGTTGGTGTGAGGCATGTCCAGCAACAACAATGCAGTTGGACTGGTTATGGCAAAACATGGAAGAGACCTTACCTCAATCAAAGGTGA